Proteins from a genomic interval of Psychrobacter fulvigenes:
- a CDS encoding FAD-dependent oxidoreductase, with product MAKRLDNSFQFLDVPRLEPTKKDIATRSTEFVEIYKPFESEAVAQQSHRCLECSNPYCEWKCPVHNYIPNWLKMAAEGQIFQAAELCHRTNTLPEVCGRVCPQDRLCEGACTLNDGFGAVTIGNVEKYINDTAFALGWRPDMSDVVWTDKKVAIIGAGPAGLGCADILVRNGVKPVVFDKRPEIGGLLTFGIPEFKMEKDVMRNRRVIFEDMGIEFRLETEIGTDVSIDELVSEYDAVFMGMGTYTYMRGGFAGEELEGVYDALDYLIANVNRCNDWEKDVREYIDLKGKRVVVLGGGDTAMDCNRTSIRQGAEKVVCAYRRDEENMPGSRREVVNAREEGVEFLFNRQPTEIIGLNGKVNAVKVVTTHLGAPDNRGRRRPDPIPNSEEIIPCDAVIMAFGFRPSPADWFEAQQVTMDSSGRVLAEEEQTFKFQTNNPKIFAGGDMVRGSDLVVTAIWEGREAAEGILDYLEV from the coding sequence ATGGCAAAACGCTTAGATAATAGTTTTCAGTTTTTAGATGTACCACGGCTTGAGCCGACCAAAAAAGACATCGCCACGCGCTCAACGGAGTTTGTGGAGATCTATAAACCATTTGAGAGTGAGGCGGTCGCGCAGCAGTCGCATCGCTGTTTGGAGTGCAGTAACCCCTACTGTGAGTGGAAGTGTCCCGTACATAACTACATTCCCAATTGGCTCAAAATGGCCGCCGAAGGGCAAATCTTTCAAGCGGCAGAATTGTGTCACCGTACCAATACTTTGCCTGAGGTTTGCGGGCGCGTCTGCCCCCAAGATCGCTTGTGCGAAGGTGCCTGTACCTTGAATGACGGCTTTGGTGCAGTGACGATTGGTAATGTTGAGAAGTACATTAACGATACCGCCTTTGCACTTGGCTGGCGACCTGATATGTCTGATGTGGTTTGGACGGACAAAAAAGTCGCTATCATTGGTGCAGGGCCGGCAGGTCTTGGCTGCGCTGATATTTTAGTGAGAAATGGCGTCAAGCCTGTCGTTTTTGATAAACGACCTGAAATCGGTGGCTTGCTAACCTTTGGCATTCCAGAGTTCAAAATGGAAAAAGATGTCATGCGCAATCGCCGTGTCATCTTTGAAGACATGGGCATTGAGTTTCGCCTTGAGACAGAAATCGGTACCGACGTTAGTATTGATGAGCTGGTAAGTGAGTACGATGCCGTATTTATGGGTATGGGTACTTATACTTATATGCGTGGCGGCTTTGCAGGCGAGGAGTTAGAAGGCGTTTATGATGCGCTGGATTACCTGATTGCCAACGTCAACCGCTGCAACGACTGGGAAAAAGATGTTCGAGAATATATCGATCTCAAAGGAAAAAGGGTGGTGGTGTTAGGCGGCGGCGATACTGCGATGGACTGTAACCGCACCAGTATTCGCCAAGGCGCCGAAAAAGTGGTTTGTGCTTATCGCCGCGATGAAGAAAATATGCCTGGCTCGCGTCGTGAAGTCGTCAATGCACGCGAAGAGGGCGTTGAGTTCTTATTTAATCGTCAGCCGACAGAAATTATAGGTCTAAACGGTAAGGTCAATGCGGTAAAGGTCGTTACGACGCATTTGGGCGCACCAGATAATCGTGGTCGCCGTCGTCCTGATCCAATTCCCAACTCTGAAGAGATTATCCCTTGCGATGCGGTCATCATGGCCTTTGGTTTCCGTCCTAGCCCTGCTGACTGGTTTGAGGCGCAACAGGTGACTATGGACAGCTCTGGTCGGGTATTAGCAGAGGAAGAACAGACTTTTAAGTTCCAAACCAATAACCCCAAAATATTTGCCGGCGGCGATATGGTTCGCGGTTCTGATTTGGTCGTGACGGCTATTTGGGAAGGTCGCGAAGCGGCAGAGGGTATCTTAGATTATTTAGAAGTATAA
- a CDS encoding Cof-type HAD-IIB family hydrolase, protein MFIIDKASNTYMNHRIPTPKIMFFDIDDTLSRNGIIAEHNKATLEQLAEADIKLVIATGRSKAIIPADILALLADDILDAIICMNGQYSFNKDGVISHYPLSDEQTDKVVHLCKQSGLIYKFDSATHIAWSSENERIREYNAKTPTSILDPEYYRSNPVYQCSVFFNNQEDKMQDVDFAKYDLKLVHWHNTGADILPIEASKARGIKDLCQYYAVDVKECMAFGDGMNDLEMFDLVGYAVAMGDSQPALIERADYVTGTIEEHGIQAILERLSIAVQS, encoded by the coding sequence ATGTTTATCATAGATAAAGCCAGCAATACCTATATGAACCATAGAATACCGACACCTAAAATCATGTTTTTTGACATTGACGATACCTTAAGTCGTAACGGTATCATTGCCGAACATAACAAAGCGACACTTGAGCAGCTTGCTGAGGCTGATATTAAACTGGTCATTGCGACAGGACGCTCCAAAGCCATTATCCCAGCAGATATTTTGGCGTTATTGGCTGACGATATATTGGATGCCATCATTTGTATGAATGGACAATACAGCTTTAATAAAGACGGCGTCATCAGTCACTACCCTTTATCAGATGAGCAAACCGATAAAGTCGTTCATCTTTGCAAACAAAGCGGTCTCATTTATAAGTTTGACTCTGCGACTCACATCGCTTGGTCAAGTGAAAACGAGCGCATACGCGAGTATAACGCCAAGACTCCAACCTCTATCCTTGATCCTGAGTATTACCGCTCAAACCCTGTTTATCAATGCTCGGTATTTTTTAATAATCAAGAAGATAAAATGCAAGACGTCGATTTTGCTAAGTATGATTTAAAGCTGGTGCATTGGCACAATACAGGTGCAGACATCTTGCCGATAGAAGCGTCTAAAGCGCGAGGTATCAAAGATCTCTGCCAGTATTACGCAGTCGATGTAAAAGAGTGCATGGCGTTTGGTGACGGTATGAATGACTTAGAGATGTTTGACTTGGTCGGTTATGCCGTCGCAATGGGCGACTCTCAGCCTGCACTCATAGAACGCGCGGATTATGTCACTGGTACTATCGAGGAGCATGGCATACAAGCGATACTTGAACGCTTATCGATAGCGGTGCAGTCCTAA
- a CDS encoding hemerythrin domain-containing protein, producing the protein MDACTENNRVQNSTSQNSTIKNTATQCNLDESLVKVLPRHPDSRLKSDWLFLYEKLPASQWYDTDYAYKTASWLGIHRSIRKRQRVLEQLSAEYQMGALNWSNYRLQILPRIEDHVFKVHQHHSIEDRRYFPYFLSLYPQLKAGFAILERDHLRLDALLDELQTLNNALANSEDEDKALAERLHHTLVASSTLLSHHLSDEEDLVIPILGLRPE; encoded by the coding sequence ATGGATGCTTGTACTGAAAATAACAGGGTTCAAAACAGCACCAGTCAGAACAGCACTATTAAAAATACAGCCACTCAATGCAATTTGGATGAGAGCTTGGTAAAAGTGTTGCCGCGTCATCCTGATAGTCGGCTCAAATCAGACTGGCTATTTCTATACGAAAAACTGCCCGCCAGTCAATGGTACGATACTGACTATGCGTACAAAACCGCTAGCTGGCTTGGAATACATCGCAGTATACGCAAACGTCAACGAGTCTTAGAGCAGCTAAGTGCAGAGTATCAAATGGGCGCACTGAACTGGTCGAACTATCGCTTGCAGATATTACCACGTATCGAGGATCACGTTTTTAAAGTGCATCAGCACCACAGTATTGAGGACAGAAGATATTTTCCGTATTTTTTGAGCCTGTACCCGCAGTTAAAAGCAGGGTTTGCGATATTAGAGCGCGACCATCTGCGTTTGGACGCGCTACTGGATGAGCTGCAAACGCTCAATAATGCCTTGGCAAACAGTGAAGATGAGGACAAGGCACTTGCAGAGCGCTTGCATCATACTTTGGTTGCCAGTAGCACTTTACTCTCGCATCATTTGAGCGATGAGGAGGACTTGGTCATTCCTATCTTAGGCTTGCGCCCAGAGTAA
- a CDS encoding FUSC family protein, producing MKPKLWQRFTAPLIEPYARYQHADILHAIRLGIAVLAALLINSLFHIPYGEWATITVFVILGLLQYQGAIYTKAKERILGTLLGVIVGLGFLWLSQDIGNWLWLYYLLIGIISGIIGYIAIRQLGYIGLLTGITMLMIVSSPDQSNVVTDGLYRAFNILIGAGVAVAVTLVLPLKSTLMWRFLLASNLEACSKLYAGVSEHIEADTPEYEPSKNDKGTSFPDITYPASSNMPDVPVNKDLIRELKEINKRLLAVRPHMAATTSESGIDKETIESIQRTHRNIIGTIDLLLSAAPRLASIEIDDNNHVLLTHYQKELTEAMQHMAAVLRSPSDQSFCPITHIVVTDYPSVQNLAFEWQGYFWLTQTLQAQLQRLSDLLQSTNEQWFSASGLRYQRRERRRIKEHGGDTDLGL from the coding sequence GTGAAACCGAAACTTTGGCAACGATTTACCGCACCGCTTATTGAGCCTTATGCGCGCTATCAGCATGCAGATATACTACATGCGATACGTCTGGGCATTGCTGTTTTAGCAGCGTTACTGATAAACAGTCTTTTTCATATACCCTATGGTGAGTGGGCAACCATTACCGTGTTCGTTATTTTAGGGCTGCTGCAATATCAAGGCGCGATTTATACCAAAGCTAAGGAGCGCATATTAGGGACGCTGCTTGGGGTGATAGTGGGCTTAGGATTCTTATGGCTGAGTCAAGACATAGGAAACTGGCTGTGGTTGTACTATTTATTGATTGGTATCATTAGCGGTATTATCGGTTATATCGCCATCAGGCAGCTTGGTTATATCGGTCTGCTGACAGGCATTACCATGCTGATGATTGTGTCTAGCCCTGATCAAAGTAATGTCGTCACAGATGGTCTATATCGGGCATTTAATATTCTGATAGGAGCAGGGGTGGCGGTGGCTGTCACTTTAGTACTGCCGCTAAAATCCACTCTGATGTGGCGTTTCTTATTAGCCAGTAACCTTGAGGCATGTAGTAAATTATATGCAGGGGTGAGTGAGCATATTGAGGCTGATACTCCCGAGTATGAGCCCTCCAAAAATGACAAAGGCACCAGTTTTCCAGATATTACTTATCCTGCCAGTAGTAACATGCCTGACGTGCCGGTTAATAAAGACTTAATTCGAGAGTTAAAGGAAATCAACAAGCGCCTGCTGGCAGTGCGTCCGCATATGGCAGCGACGACGAGTGAGTCTGGTATCGATAAAGAGACGATTGAGAGTATTCAACGTACCCATCGAAACATTATTGGTACGATTGACTTACTATTAAGTGCGGCACCGCGCTTAGCCAGTATTGAAATCGATGACAACAATCATGTGCTGCTGACTCACTATCAAAAAGAGCTCACCGAAGCCATGCAACATATGGCTGCAGTACTGCGTAGCCCAAGCGATCAGTCGTTTTGCCCCATCACTCATATTGTCGTGACGGATTACCCAAGTGTGCAAAACTTGGCTTTTGAGTGGCAAGGGTATTTTTGGTTGACTCAGACGTTACAAGCGCAATTGCAGCGCTTGAGTGATTTATTACAGTCTACTAATGAACAATGGTTTTCTGCTTCTGGTCTGCGTTATCAGCGCCGTGAGCGTCGTAGGATCAAAGAGCACGGTGGAGATACAGATTTGGGTTTGTAG
- a CDS encoding ABC transporter substrate-binding protein produces the protein MPHLSSSHSVSQTTVTRVGSLLPKALLAMAVGLALASCSNSDNAATDSTASSNETLNLYNWSEYMPQEILDGFTEETGIRVNYTTFDSNEAMYAKLKLLDDSSQYDLAVPSTYYVEKMANEGLLQELDKSKLSNFENLDTSFTNTKVDPENKYSIPYMWGSTGLAINGDTVDPATVNSWNDLWRPEFKGQVMLMNDMREVFAMALLTLGYSGNSTNPDEIEAAYNKLTTLMPNVKTFNSDASRMPYMEGETSVGMTWNGEAITANDEGLTSLVYKYPSEGAILWMDNFVIPKNAKQVDAAHKFIDYLLRPENSKIVSEEIGYASPNVAAREMMPDEVKNNPTIYPPQDVLAKAEFQEDVGDDALQVYQQYWDKLKTGR, from the coding sequence TTGCCCCATTTATCATCATCTCACTCAGTCTCACAAACTACCGTTACTCGTGTCGGCAGTCTGCTACCAAAAGCATTATTAGCCATGGCTGTCGGCTTGGCGCTTGCCAGCTGTAGCAACTCGGATAATGCCGCTACTGACAGTACGGCTAGCAGCAATGAAACCCTAAACCTGTATAACTGGTCTGAATATATGCCCCAAGAGATTCTTGACGGCTTTACAGAAGAGACAGGCATTCGGGTCAATTACACCACCTTTGACTCTAACGAAGCGATGTATGCCAAGCTCAAGCTGCTTGATGACTCTAGTCAATATGACTTAGCGGTTCCCTCAACTTACTATGTCGAAAAGATGGCTAATGAAGGCCTATTACAAGAGCTGGATAAATCCAAGCTTAGTAACTTTGAGAATTTGGATACCTCATTTACCAATACTAAAGTCGATCCTGAAAATAAATACTCAATCCCCTATATGTGGGGCAGCACGGGTCTGGCGATCAATGGAGATACTGTCGACCCTGCGACCGTGAATAGCTGGAATGATCTATGGCGTCCAGAGTTTAAAGGTCAAGTCATGCTGATGAATGACATGCGCGAAGTGTTTGCCATGGCACTACTCACCCTTGGCTATTCAGGTAATAGTACCAACCCTGACGAGATCGAAGCCGCTTACAACAAGCTCACCACTTTGATGCCCAATGTCAAAACCTTTAACTCAGATGCTTCACGTATGCCCTATATGGAAGGTGAAACTTCGGTTGGTATGACTTGGAATGGTGAAGCTATCACCGCCAATGATGAAGGTCTGACCAGCTTAGTCTATAAGTATCCTTCTGAAGGCGCCATCTTGTGGATGGACAACTTTGTCATTCCAAAGAACGCCAAGCAGGTAGACGCAGCACATAAGTTTATCGACTATCTACTGCGTCCTGAAAACTCCAAAATCGTCAGTGAAGAGATTGGTTATGCCTCACCAAACGTGGCGGCACGCGAGATGATGCCAGACGAGGTAAAAAACAACCCTACGATTTATCCTCCTCAGGACGTATTGGCCAAAGCTGAGTTTCAAGAAGATGTCGGTGATGATGCCTTACAAGTCTATCAGCAGTATTGGGATAAGCTAAAAACAGGGCGTTAA
- a CDS encoding AbgT family transporter: protein MQGSNSPDGSPPQDNFDTAAQSSRMQRFLKGVEWLGNLLPHPVILFVWMSVLLLVLSAVMSYFGVSVIDPRPEGTSGRSADGMIEVVNLLNGEGLARIVENLVTNFTGFVPLGTVLVALLGVGIAEHSGMISAALRGLVMNAPKKMVTFTIVFAGIMSNTAAELGYVVLIPLAAVIFHSLGRHPLAGLAAAFAGVSGGYSANLLLGTVDPLLSGITQEAARIIDPAYTVGAEANWYFMIASTFLISGLGYFVTEKIVEPSLGKYNPNDADDASVLETQIEKVSSVEKKGLLWAGLSMLIFCLLLAWTVVPADGILRNAETGLVSGSPFLKGIVVFIFVFFAVPGYIYGKITGSIKSNQDVVDAMSNAMSSLSIYIVLVFFAAQFTAFFKWSNLGSVMAVSGATFLSDIGLTGPLLLVGFIIICGLVNLMLGSASAQWAVTAPIFVPMLMLTGYAPEMIQAAYRIGDSTTNIITPMMSYFGLILAVAMRYKKDTGVGTLMAMMLPYSMAFLIGWTILFSIWVFVLGLPVGPGAETFYPAR from the coding sequence ATGCAGGGAAGTAATTCGCCAGATGGCAGTCCGCCACAGGATAATTTTGATACAGCAGCGCAAAGCTCTCGCATGCAACGGTTTTTAAAAGGGGTGGAGTGGCTTGGTAATTTGCTGCCACATCCAGTCATTTTGTTTGTTTGGATGTCTGTGCTGCTGTTGGTTCTCTCAGCAGTCATGTCTTACTTTGGTGTATCGGTGATTGATCCGAGACCAGAAGGCACCAGTGGTCGTAGCGCCGATGGTATGATTGAAGTCGTCAACCTATTGAACGGTGAAGGCTTAGCACGTATTGTTGAGAATTTAGTCACCAACTTTACGGGCTTTGTGCCACTTGGGACGGTACTGGTCGCCTTGCTCGGTGTCGGTATCGCTGAACACTCTGGCATGATATCAGCCGCCCTGCGTGGTCTGGTCATGAATGCGCCCAAAAAGATGGTCACCTTTACCATTGTGTTCGCTGGCATCATGTCAAACACAGCGGCAGAGCTTGGCTACGTGGTATTGATACCACTGGCAGCGGTTATCTTCCACTCGCTTGGTAGGCATCCGCTAGCAGGTTTGGCAGCGGCATTTGCTGGGGTATCAGGGGGCTATAGTGCCAACTTATTGCTCGGTACGGTAGATCCTTTATTATCAGGGATTACCCAAGAAGCGGCACGTATCATCGATCCAGCTTACACCGTTGGCGCAGAGGCCAACTGGTACTTTATGATCGCCAGTACCTTTTTGATCAGTGGTCTGGGTTATTTTGTCACCGAAAAAATCGTTGAGCCAAGCTTGGGCAAATATAATCCTAACGATGCAGACGATGCTTCTGTATTAGAGACGCAAATCGAAAAAGTATCGTCAGTTGAGAAAAAGGGACTGCTGTGGGCAGGGTTAAGCATGCTCATATTTTGCTTATTGCTGGCTTGGACAGTGGTGCCTGCAGATGGCATCTTGCGTAATGCAGAGACTGGTCTGGTATCGGGCTCGCCATTCTTAAAAGGCATTGTGGTCTTTATTTTTGTGTTCTTTGCGGTACCAGGTTATATCTACGGTAAAATTACGGGTAGCATCAAGAGCAACCAAGATGTGGTCGATGCCATGAGTAACGCCATGAGCTCATTGAGTATTTATATTGTGCTGGTATTCTTTGCGGCACAGTTTACCGCATTCTTTAAATGGTCGAATCTTGGCTCGGTAATGGCAGTATCTGGTGCGACCTTCTTAAGTGATATAGGTCTCACTGGGCCTTTATTGCTAGTTGGTTTTATCATTATTTGTGGTCTGGTCAACTTGATGCTTGGTTCGGCGTCTGCACAGTGGGCAGTGACCGCTCCGATCTTTGTACCGATGCTCATGCTTACGGGTTATGCGCCAGAGATGATTCAAGCGGCATACCGTATTGGTGATTCGACCACCAATATTATTACTCCTATGATGAGCTATTTTGGTCTTATTTTGGCAGTAGCAATGCGCTATAAAAAAGACACAGGGGTCGGCACACTGATGGCGATGATGTTGCCATACTCTATGGCCTTCTTGATTGGTTGGACCATCTTGTTCTCTATTTGGGTGTTCGTACTGGGTCTCCCTGTAGGACCTGGTGCAGAAACCTTCTATCCTGCTCGGTAA